From a single Micromonospora sp. WMMD1102 genomic region:
- a CDS encoding carbohydrate ABC transporter permease, producing MSAPVTSPRPPVAVPPVAGDGARRPVRRRRDRVATVVLHVVLVAGLLAMVGPFLWMLISSFKSEAEIRLVPATWWPEQFTLDNYRELFGRLDFPTYFFNSALVATLVTAGNLVFCSAVGYALTKLRFPGRRALFGLVLSAVMVPSMVTFVPLFVLIANLGLTNTYAALVLPFLAGALGAFLMRQFMFSIPDELVESARVDGASELRIFVRIVLPLCRPALAALGILTFLAHWNSFIWPLVVATTEDKYTLPVALALYSVGQNQTKFGLLLAGSAVVVLPVVIVFLVLQRHFVRGIATTGLK from the coding sequence GGGACCGGGTGGCCACGGTCGTGCTGCACGTGGTGCTGGTGGCGGGCCTGCTCGCCATGGTCGGCCCGTTCCTCTGGATGCTGATCTCGTCGTTCAAGTCGGAGGCGGAGATCCGGCTCGTCCCGGCGACCTGGTGGCCGGAGCAGTTCACCCTGGACAACTACCGGGAGCTGTTCGGCCGGCTCGACTTCCCGACGTACTTCTTCAACTCGGCTCTGGTCGCCACCCTGGTCACCGCCGGCAACCTGGTCTTCTGCTCGGCCGTCGGCTACGCGCTGACCAAGCTGCGCTTTCCGGGCCGCCGGGCCCTGTTCGGGCTGGTCCTCAGCGCGGTGATGGTGCCCAGCATGGTGACCTTCGTGCCGCTCTTCGTGCTGATCGCCAACCTGGGGCTGACAAACACCTACGCCGCGCTGGTGCTGCCGTTCCTGGCCGGCGCGCTGGGCGCGTTCCTGATGCGGCAGTTCATGTTCTCCATCCCCGACGAACTGGTCGAGTCGGCCCGGGTCGACGGCGCCAGCGAGCTGCGGATCTTCGTCCGGATCGTGCTGCCGCTCTGCCGGCCGGCGCTGGCCGCCCTCGGCATCCTCACCTTCCTCGCGCACTGGAACAGCTTCATCTGGCCACTGGTGGTGGCCACCACCGAGGACAAGTACACCCTGCCGGTCGCGCTGGCGCTCTACAGCGTCGGGCAGAACCAGACCAAGTTCGGGTTGCTGCTCGCCGGCTCGGCGGTGGTGGTGCTGCCCGTCGTGATCGTCTTCCTCGTGTTGCAGCGGCACTTCGTGCGCGGCATCGCGACCACCGGACTGAAGTGA
- a CDS encoding glucoamylase family protein, producing the protein MIRPLRVALTATLTLALTVPAGAATAAPPAHTAPAGSPAGLPAGVDRAGALRLAADTWRSMVAMTDPGTGLPADNIDGDLAPGSRSRYTSPTNVGSYIWSAVAARELKLIGERELVRRVETALDSLARLDRHADSGMFFNWYDPATLELLHTWPVDGTPVHPFASSVDNAWLAAALMVVHNALPQLRRKSDPLLDAMDFGFYYDPQARGADVPVGLMRGGFWVEPPPGCSLPGNYRGRGPDVHYTCHTYGALNSETRMISYVAIARAQVPPAHYFGPWRTFPDTCDWSWQEMKPVGGWREYAGVPVFEGAYRYRGLQFVPSWGGDMFEVFMPDMFVPEVRWGPQSWGRNHPVYVRGQIAHGLDDAKYGHWGFSPASDPAGGYREYGVDAMGLDGPGYTSDQERTSVDHGFAGCPDRPAQPEPVTYGDGVVTPHAVVLALPYAPAAAQAELAKLRREFDVYGPGGFYDSVAVRSGTVAKRYLALDQGMVLGALGNLLGDDVLRRQFTPGGAERLLRPVMRVEEFSVPPRQ; encoded by the coding sequence ATGATCCGTCCCCTCCGGGTCGCCCTGACGGCGACCCTCACCCTGGCGCTGACCGTCCCGGCCGGCGCCGCCACGGCCGCCCCGCCGGCCCACACCGCACCGGCCGGGTCACCTGCCGGATTGCCTGCCGGCGTCGACCGGGCCGGCGCGTTGCGCCTGGCCGCCGACACCTGGCGGTCGATGGTGGCGATGACCGACCCGGGTACCGGGTTGCCGGCCGACAACATCGACGGGGACCTGGCCCCGGGCAGCCGGTCGAGGTACACCTCGCCGACGAACGTCGGCTCGTACATCTGGTCGGCGGTGGCGGCCCGCGAGCTGAAGCTGATCGGCGAGCGGGAGCTGGTCCGGCGGGTGGAGACCGCCCTGGACTCGCTGGCCCGGCTCGACCGGCACGCCGACTCCGGGATGTTCTTCAACTGGTACGACCCGGCGACCCTGGAACTGCTGCACACCTGGCCGGTCGACGGCACGCCGGTGCACCCATTCGCGTCCAGTGTGGACAACGCCTGGCTGGCCGCCGCGCTGATGGTGGTGCACAACGCGCTGCCGCAACTGCGCCGCAAGTCCGACCCGCTGCTGGACGCGATGGACTTCGGCTTCTACTACGACCCGCAGGCGCGTGGCGCCGACGTGCCGGTCGGGCTGATGCGCGGCGGCTTCTGGGTCGAGCCGCCGCCCGGCTGCTCGCTGCCCGGCAACTACCGGGGACGGGGTCCGGACGTGCACTACACCTGCCACACCTACGGCGCCTTGAACAGCGAGACCCGCATGATCAGCTATGTCGCGATCGCCCGTGCACAGGTGCCGCCGGCACACTATTTCGGCCCCTGGCGCACCTTCCCGGACACCTGCGACTGGTCCTGGCAGGAGATGAAGCCGGTCGGCGGCTGGCGGGAGTACGCCGGGGTCCCGGTCTTCGAGGGCGCCTACCGCTACCGGGGCCTTCAGTTCGTACCCTCCTGGGGCGGGGACATGTTCGAGGTGTTCATGCCGGACATGTTCGTACCCGAGGTCCGGTGGGGGCCGCAGAGCTGGGGCCGCAACCACCCGGTCTACGTACGCGGCCAGATCGCGCACGGCCTCGACGACGCGAAGTACGGCCACTGGGGCTTCTCGCCCGCCTCCGACCCGGCCGGCGGCTACCGCGAGTACGGGGTGGACGCGATGGGGCTGGACGGTCCCGGCTACACAAGTGACCAGGAGCGGACCAGCGTCGACCACGGGTTCGCCGGCTGCCCCGACCGCCCCGCCCAGCCCGAACCGGTGACCTACGGCGACGGCGTGGTCACCCCGCACGCGGTCGTGCTGGCCCTGCCGTACGCACCGGCCGCCGCCCAGGCCGAGCTGGCGAAGCTGCGCCGGGAGTTCGACGTCTACGGCCCCGGCGGCTTCTACGACTCGGTGGCGGTGCGCAGCGGCACCGTCGCCAAGCGGTATCTCGCGCTCGACCAGGGGATGGTGCTGGGTGCCCTGGGCAACCTGCTCGGCGACGACGTACTGCGCCGGCAGTTCACCCCGGGCGGGGCGGAACGGCTGCTCCGGCCGGTGATGCGGGTGGAGGAGTTCTCCGTACCGCCCCGGCAGTAG
- a CDS encoding xylan 1,4-beta-xylosidase produces the protein MSEQTTSAENAERARADWQGRIGRRRTGAGPQTLDAPSALVARPGRGQVTLDWTPVPEAVGYQVYRSAGDDPLTPLDHHGGDVLAVPHPPYADTTGDPGHVYEYAVAALRDVDQPGTPSEPVRAASLHGTALDGTALDGAARGAGADDRGDAGVDPLVRVMVEAAGPTRPLHRPWRPMVGSEHLSHLLSTETTGGRPIGAEFAEALRVMRTELHVDSVRAHAILCDDLGVYREVDGEPVYDFSRVDEVYDRLLGLGLRPVVELSFMPRDLASDPTKTVFVYGAIVSPPRDWQRWADLVRALVGHLIERYGRDEVRHWPFEVWNEANLEVFWSGTRAEFMRLYDVTAGAVRDVDPGLTVGGPSSAAAGWVGELLDHVDGSGAPVDFVSTHAYGAPPLDFRPVCARHGRPDLGILWTEWGVTPTHFNPVSDDVFAAAFLLRGMRSAANRLDALAYWVASDHFEELGRPPRLFHGGFGLLTVGNLRKPRFWALALADRLGERELPATLTGDGAESLVEAWAACGDDGAVTVLAWNGTLDQSKAGGEARLDRTVRVEVRGLTAGSYRVRHWRLDAEHSNIVRVWQELGGGDWPTEEQWETLHSRDRLDEYQPEQVLAADDGTCTVEFPLPMPAVSFLRLEAVS, from the coding sequence ATGAGCGAACAGACGACGAGCGCCGAGAACGCGGAGCGGGCCCGGGCGGACTGGCAGGGGCGGATAGGACGGCGCCGGACCGGCGCCGGGCCGCAGACCCTCGACGCTCCGTCCGCCCTGGTGGCGCGTCCGGGTCGGGGACAGGTCACCCTCGACTGGACGCCGGTGCCGGAGGCGGTCGGCTACCAGGTGTACAGGTCGGCCGGGGACGACCCGCTGACACCGCTGGACCATCACGGTGGCGACGTGCTGGCGGTGCCGCATCCGCCGTACGCGGACACCACCGGCGACCCCGGCCACGTCTACGAATACGCGGTGGCGGCACTGCGCGACGTCGACCAGCCCGGGACACCGTCGGAGCCGGTACGGGCAGCGTCCCTGCACGGAACCGCGCTCGACGGAACCGCTCTCGACGGGGCGGCCCGGGGTGCGGGTGCCGACGACCGGGGCGACGCCGGGGTCGATCCGCTGGTGCGGGTGATGGTGGAGGCGGCCGGACCGACCCGGCCACTGCACCGGCCGTGGCGCCCGATGGTCGGCTCCGAGCATCTGAGTCACCTACTCAGCACGGAGACGACGGGCGGGCGCCCGATCGGTGCGGAATTCGCCGAGGCGCTGCGCGTCATGCGTACCGAGCTGCACGTCGACAGCGTCCGGGCGCACGCCATCCTCTGCGACGACCTCGGCGTATACCGCGAGGTCGACGGCGAGCCGGTGTACGACTTCAGCCGGGTGGACGAGGTCTACGACCGGCTGCTCGGCCTCGGCCTGCGTCCCGTGGTCGAGCTGTCGTTCATGCCCCGGGACCTGGCCAGCGACCCGACCAAGACCGTCTTCGTGTACGGGGCGATCGTCTCGCCGCCCCGGGACTGGCAGCGCTGGGCCGATTTGGTCCGGGCCCTGGTCGGCCACCTGATCGAGCGCTACGGCCGGGACGAGGTGCGGCACTGGCCGTTCGAGGTGTGGAACGAGGCGAACCTGGAGGTGTTCTGGTCCGGTACCCGGGCCGAGTTCATGCGCCTCTACGACGTGACCGCCGGCGCGGTCCGGGACGTCGACCCCGGGCTCACGGTCGGCGGCCCCTCCTCGGCCGCCGCCGGCTGGGTGGGCGAACTGCTGGACCACGTCGACGGCTCCGGTGCGCCGGTCGACTTCGTCTCCACGCACGCCTACGGCGCCCCGCCGCTCGACTTCCGCCCGGTCTGTGCCCGGCACGGCCGGCCGGACCTCGGCATCCTCTGGACGGAGTGGGGGGTCACGCCGACCCACTTCAACCCGGTCAGCGACGACGTGTTCGCCGCCGCCTTCCTGTTGCGCGGCATGCGTTCGGCGGCCAACCGGCTGGACGCGCTCGCCTACTGGGTCGCCTCCGACCACTTCGAGGAGCTGGGCCGACCGCCCCGGCTCTTCCACGGCGGCTTCGGGCTGCTCACCGTCGGCAACCTGCGCAAGCCCCGGTTCTGGGCGCTCGCCCTGGCCGACCGGCTCGGCGAGCGGGAGTTGCCGGCCACGCTTACCGGGGACGGCGCGGAGAGCCTGGTCGAGGCGTGGGCCGCGTGCGGCGACGACGGCGCGGTGACGGTGCTGGCCTGGAACGGCACCCTCGACCAGTCCAAGGCCGGTGGGGAAGCCCGGCTGGACCGAACCGTCCGGGTCGAGGTCCGTGGCCTGACCGCCGGCTCCTATCGGGTACGCCACTGGCGGCTCGACGCCGAGCACTCCAACATCGTCCGGGTCTGGCAGGAACTCGGCGGCGGCGACTGGCCGACGGAGGAGCAGTGGGAGACGCTGCACAGCCGCGACAGGCTGGACGAGTACCAGCCGGAGCAGGTGCTGGCCGCCGACGACGGGACCTGCACGGTCGAGTTCCCGCTTCCGATGCCCGCTGTGTCCTTCCTGCGCCTCGAAGCGGTGTCGTAG
- a CDS encoding amphi-Trp domain-containing protein, giving the protein MEIYEDERMVAREDLAGWLRLLASQLESGGKVYYGAAGSVTVGERVHCELEIEREGSEISIEIEFSWHDPQAAAAAVADDDEDEDDEEDVEEDVEEDEEDAGEEEGDGEAGEEAEGGKGDEAEDGEEEDGEEKDEETAAGEAADEEDGPAGDSEDEEENSEQGDATPPSEQITPKPAESPKHAAAAEPVTTTGAWSSPVAVPAVTAAAVTPAVAPAVAPAVAPAVVSSPAEERTENSHPVQPAWAPIPTDPVQVSSPATPTASEPAEPTHPSAPAEPSHLSAPAEPTYVSEAVEPTYVSDTAEPSSVTEPAEQTASGTAGQTASENVQQTASGTAESTGTPAQVERDEESTAGQPLWRPSPVEPPRDDRPTAGAW; this is encoded by the coding sequence ATGGAAATCTACGAGGACGAGCGGATGGTGGCGCGAGAGGATCTGGCCGGCTGGCTGCGCCTGCTGGCCAGTCAGCTGGAGTCCGGCGGGAAGGTCTACTACGGCGCTGCCGGCTCGGTCACGGTCGGTGAACGGGTCCACTGTGAACTGGAGATCGAGCGCGAGGGCAGCGAGATCTCCATCGAGATCGAGTTCTCCTGGCACGATCCGCAGGCTGCTGCCGCCGCCGTCGCGGATGACGACGAAGACGAAGACGACGAAGAAGACGTAGAAGAAGACGTAGAAGAAGACGAGGAAGACGCGGGCGAGGAAGAGGGCGACGGGGAAGCTGGGGAGGAGGCGGAAGGCGGGAAGGGCGACGAGGCCGAGGACGGCGAGGAGGAGGACGGCGAGGAGAAGGACGAGGAAACCGCCGCAGGAGAGGCGGCGGACGAGGAGGACGGACCGGCCGGAGACTCCGAGGACGAGGAGGAGAACTCCGAGCAGGGCGACGCCACCCCACCGTCGGAGCAGATCACTCCGAAGCCGGCGGAGAGCCCGAAGCATGCGGCGGCGGCCGAACCGGTCACCACCACCGGGGCCTGGTCGTCGCCGGTTGCCGTCCCGGCCGTGACCGCTGCGGCCGTCACGCCTGCGGTCGCGCCTGCCGTCGCGCCTGCCGTCGCGCCTGCGGTCGTGTCCAGCCCGGCTGAGGAACGGACGGAGAACTCCCACCCGGTGCAGCCAGCGTGGGCGCCGATTCCGACGGATCCGGTCCAGGTGTCCAGCCCCGCCACGCCGACCGCCTCCGAGCCTGCGGAACCGACGCATCCTTCCGCTCCTGCGGAACCGAGCCATCTCTCCGCTCCTGCGGAACCGACGTATGTCTCCGAGGCTGTGGAGCCGACGTATGTCTCCGACACTGCGGAGCCATCGTCTGTCACCGAGCCTGCGGAGCAGACCGCCTCCGGAACTGCGGGGCAGACTGCGTCCGAAAATGTGCAGCAGACCGCCTCCGGGACTGCGGAGTCGACTGGAACGCCTGCTCAGGTTGAGCGGGACGAGGAATCCACCGCCGGGCAGCCGCTCTGGCGGCCGAGCCCGGTGGAGCCGCCGCGCGACGACCGGCCGACGGCGGGCGCCTGGTAG
- a CDS encoding helix-turn-helix transcriptional regulator codes for MSNHNGGIGRILKYAGSRSTLTQEQLADRLHVSTSLVAKFETNRLIPRSDTARQLDAVFDSGDLFQGSVADVRAYAGGAAFIRPWLDDEQRATMIRSFELAVVPGLFQTEEYARAILGDAGTRVPDLDAAVAARIARAEVLHRAERPCRLFAVLDEAVLRRPVGGPQVMAGQLHAIVRACALPNVSVTVVPASVGGYPGLNGPLALATVDGRTVAFLDDPLDGRVVEDPDRVAALDEVWEAIREYALPARPSLELLTEAAESWS; via the coding sequence ATGTCGAATCACAACGGAGGAATAGGAAGAATTCTCAAGTACGCTGGTTCCAGGTCCACCCTGACCCAGGAACAGCTCGCCGACCGGTTGCACGTCTCGACATCGCTCGTCGCCAAGTTCGAGACCAACCGGTTGATCCCGCGGTCCGACACGGCGCGGCAACTCGACGCCGTCTTCGATTCCGGCGACCTGTTCCAGGGGTCCGTCGCCGACGTGCGGGCCTACGCCGGCGGTGCGGCCTTCATCCGACCCTGGCTCGACGACGAGCAGCGGGCCACAATGATCCGGAGCTTCGAACTGGCGGTGGTGCCCGGCCTGTTCCAGACCGAGGAGTACGCGCGGGCCATCCTCGGCGATGCCGGCACCCGGGTGCCGGACCTGGACGCCGCGGTGGCGGCCCGGATCGCCCGCGCCGAGGTGCTGCACCGGGCGGAGCGGCCGTGCCGGCTCTTCGCCGTGCTGGACGAGGCGGTGCTGCGCCGGCCGGTCGGCGGACCACAGGTGATGGCCGGGCAACTGCACGCGATCGTGCGGGCCTGCGCCCTGCCGAACGTCAGCGTGACCGTGGTGCCGGCCTCGGTGGGCGGCTATCCCGGCCTCAACGGGCCGCTGGCGCTGGCCACCGTCGACGGCCGCACTGTCGCCTTCCTGGACGATCCGCTGGACGGCCGGGTGGTCGAGGACCCGGACCGGGTCGCCGCGCTCGACGAGGTCTGGGAGGCGATCCGCGAGTACGCTCTTCCTGCACGCCCGTCCCTCGAACTCCTCACGGAAGCGGCGGAGTCATGGAGCTGA
- a CDS encoding DUF397 domain-containing protein, producing the protein MELIDGPRWRKSSRSNGQGGNCVEVADNLPGRVLVRDSKDRPGPTLRFAPPAWRAFVTEVARRP; encoded by the coding sequence ATGGAGCTGATCGACGGTCCGCGCTGGCGGAAGTCCTCCCGCAGCAACGGGCAGGGCGGCAACTGTGTCGAGGTGGCCGACAACCTTCCGGGTCGGGTCCTGGTCCGGGACAGCAAGGACCGGCCGGGGCCGACACTGAGGTTCGCTCCGCCCGCGTGGCGGGCGTTCGTCACCGAGGTCGCCCGGCGCCCGTAA
- a CDS encoding MBL fold metallo-hydrolase: protein MRIAKYLHSCLLVEQDGVRLLIDPGRFSFVEGRVDPMDFAPLDAVALTHHHPDQADPEALAAIVHRTGAQLIGNLETAGALGAEGLDVTVPADGGYEIGPLRLEAIPADHEPILDDHTPANTAYLVGGRLLHCGDSLHPKLLAHRGVAVAAVPVMAPFLTERAVAGFVAQLQPGAVLPVHDGHARDFFLRQRYETYRRYVERLGITFHALTEPGAAITI from the coding sequence TTGAGGATCGCGAAATACCTGCACTCGTGCCTGCTGGTCGAGCAGGACGGGGTACGGCTGCTCATCGACCCCGGCCGGTTCAGTTTCGTGGAGGGTCGGGTGGATCCGATGGACTTCGCGCCGCTGGACGCCGTCGCCCTCACCCACCACCATCCGGACCAAGCCGACCCGGAGGCACTGGCCGCGATCGTGCACCGGACCGGGGCACAGCTGATCGGCAACCTGGAGACCGCCGGGGCGCTGGGTGCGGAAGGGCTGGACGTGACAGTGCCGGCCGACGGCGGGTACGAGATCGGCCCGCTGCGGCTGGAGGCCATCCCCGCCGACCACGAGCCGATCCTCGACGACCACACCCCGGCCAACACCGCATATCTGGTCGGCGGTCGGCTGCTGCACTGCGGCGACTCGCTGCATCCGAAGCTGCTCGCCCACCGGGGTGTCGCGGTCGCGGCGGTACCCGTGATGGCGCCGTTCCTGACCGAGCGCGCGGTGGCCGGCTTCGTCGCGCAACTCCAGCCCGGCGCGGTGTTGCCGGTGCACGACGGCCATGCCCGGGACTTCTTCCTCCGGCAGCGCTACGAGACCTACCGCCGGTACGTCGAACGACTCGGCATCACCTTCCACGCCCTGACCGAGCCCGGAGCCGCCATCACGATCTGA
- a CDS encoding response regulator transcription factor — MTIRVLVADDQAMVRSGLRLILTDQPDIDVVAEASDGGQAVTLARRLRPDVCLVDIRMPRLDGIEVTRALAGPDVPDPLRVVVVTTFDLDEYVYGALRNGAVGFVLKDAGPALLVEAVRAAHAGDALVSPAVTVRLLRRLRGVGAPGSARPARPLSERETEVVRAIARGRTNQEIAAELFISLSTVKSHLSGIQRKLGLRNRVEVAAWAWENQVVGLG; from the coding sequence GTGACCATCCGGGTGCTGGTCGCCGATGACCAGGCGATGGTACGCAGCGGTCTGCGGCTGATCCTGACCGACCAGCCCGACATCGACGTGGTCGCCGAAGCCTCCGACGGCGGTCAGGCGGTCACACTCGCCCGGCGGCTGCGCCCGGACGTCTGCCTGGTCGACATCCGGATGCCCCGGCTGGACGGGATCGAGGTGACCCGTGCGCTGGCCGGTCCCGACGTCCCCGATCCGCTCCGGGTGGTCGTGGTCACCACGTTCGACCTGGACGAGTACGTCTACGGTGCGCTGCGCAACGGAGCGGTCGGCTTCGTACTCAAGGATGCCGGGCCGGCGTTGCTGGTCGAGGCGGTCCGGGCCGCGCACGCCGGGGACGCCCTGGTCTCGCCCGCGGTGACCGTGCGGCTGCTGCGCCGGCTGCGCGGCGTCGGTGCGCCCGGCAGCGCACGTCCGGCCCGGCCGCTCTCCGAACGGGAGACCGAGGTCGTCCGGGCCATCGCCCGGGGCCGCACCAACCAGGAGATCGCGGCCGAGCTGTTCATCTCGCTGAGCACAGTCAAGAGTCACCTATCCGGCATCCAGCGCAAACTGGGGCTGCGCAACCGGGTCGAGGTCGCCGCCTGGGCCTGGGAGAACCAGGTCGTCGGCCTCGGCTGA
- a CDS encoding histidine kinase, with translation MYVPNRLAGRVRVAADVGLGVLLGATLLGTVIALAASWGGRYWLSDLAAGAVGSAVALTRRRHRLRAAVAGLGVAAVAIAVARSAGLPAEPGPALALALAVLVGSALRHLPPRSAGAVAGAGLAIVVGAQLAFPSSSGGGLGAVPALNAAGWLAALAGGLGLRLLAARRAAATERVRQDERLALARELHDVVAHHITGIVVQAQAAQIVARRHPERAGAALAGIESAGSDALAAMRRVVGLLRDTDDAAPTGADPEQLGELVRRFADHGPPVRLRLPDGEDTSDWPPEVASTVHRVVRESLTNVARHAPQARSVTVTVARDGTALTVEVVDDAPPAGSRYPHRAGYGLVGMRERLEALGGTLRAGPGPEAGWAVHASLPVPVGDRR, from the coding sequence GTGTACGTTCCGAACCGCCTGGCCGGACGGGTCCGGGTCGCCGCCGACGTCGGGCTCGGCGTCCTCCTCGGCGCGACCCTGCTGGGCACCGTGATCGCGCTGGCCGCCAGCTGGGGCGGCCGGTACTGGCTGTCCGACCTCGCCGCCGGAGCCGTGGGTTCCGCCGTCGCCCTGACCCGCCGGCGGCACCGGCTCCGGGCGGCGGTCGCCGGGCTGGGCGTCGCGGCCGTCGCCATCGCTGTCGCCCGGTCCGCCGGACTGCCCGCCGAGCCCGGTCCCGCGCTGGCCCTCGCCCTCGCCGTGCTCGTCGGATCCGCGCTCCGGCACCTCCCACCCCGGTCGGCCGGCGCGGTCGCGGGTGCCGGGCTGGCGATCGTGGTCGGCGCCCAGCTCGCCTTCCCGTCCTCCTCCGGCGGCGGCCTCGGCGCCGTTCCCGCACTGAACGCGGCGGGCTGGCTCGCCGCGCTGGCCGGCGGGCTGGGACTGCGGCTGCTGGCCGCCCGCCGGGCGGCGGCGACCGAACGGGTACGCCAGGACGAGCGCCTGGCACTGGCGCGGGAACTGCACGACGTCGTCGCCCACCACATCACCGGCATCGTGGTGCAGGCCCAGGCGGCCCAGATCGTGGCGCGCCGGCACCCCGAGCGGGCCGGTGCGGCCCTGGCCGGCATCGAGTCGGCCGGCTCGGACGCGCTGGCCGCGATGCGCCGGGTGGTGGGACTGCTGCGCGACACCGACGACGCGGCCCCGACCGGCGCCGACCCCGAGCAGCTCGGCGAGCTGGTCAGGCGCTTCGCCGACCACGGGCCGCCGGTGCGGCTGCGGCTGCCGGACGGCGAGGACACCTCGGACTGGCCCCCGGAGGTGGCGAGCACGGTGCACCGGGTGGTGCGGGAGTCGCTGACGAACGTCGCCCGGCACGCCCCGCAGGCCCGGTCGGTCACCGTGACCGTCGCCCGGGACGGGACGGCGCTCACCGTCGAGGTCGTCGACGACGCCCCGCCGGCCGGGTCGCGCTATCCGCACCGGGCCGGCTACGGGCTGGTCGGGATGCGGGAACGCCTGGAGGCGCTCGGCGGCACCCTCCGGGCCGGTCCGGGTCCGGAGGCGGGCTGGGCGGTACACGCCAGCCTGCCCGTTCCGGTCGGGGACCGCCGGTGA
- a CDS encoding dihydrofolate reductase family protein, which translates to MGNRVVCDISISVDGFVAGPGQSREQPLGGGGAERLHSWLFEAQDENRAEIDAIVSAGAFVMGRNMFGPIRGEWHLDWQGWWGEEPPYHGPVFVLTHHPREPLTMKGGTTFTFVTDGIEAALDRARAAAGDRDVAIAGGAATVNQYLRAGLVDELRTHVAPVVLGAGERLFTDVPGLELRLLSARATSLVSHVSYRIVR; encoded by the coding sequence ATGGGCAACCGGGTCGTCTGCGACATCTCGATCTCCGTCGACGGATTCGTCGCCGGTCCAGGGCAGAGTCGGGAGCAGCCGCTCGGCGGTGGCGGAGCCGAGCGGCTGCACAGCTGGTTGTTCGAGGCGCAGGACGAGAACCGGGCGGAGATCGACGCGATCGTCTCGGCCGGTGCCTTCGTGATGGGACGCAACATGTTCGGGCCGATCCGGGGCGAGTGGCACCTGGACTGGCAGGGCTGGTGGGGCGAGGAGCCGCCCTACCACGGGCCGGTCTTCGTGCTGACCCACCATCCCCGGGAGCCGTTGACGATGAAGGGCGGCACCACCTTCACCTTCGTCACCGACGGCATCGAGGCGGCACTCGATCGGGCACGGGCCGCCGCCGGTGACCGGGACGTGGCCATCGCGGGCGGGGCGGCGACGGTCAACCAGTACCTGCGGGCCGGGCTGGTCGACGAACTGCGTACCCACGTCGCCCCGGTGGTCCTCGGGGCGGGTGAACGGCTTTTCACCGACGTACCCGGGTTGGAGCTGCGGCTGCTCTCCGCCAGGGCCACCTCGCTGGTCAGCCACGTCAGCTACCGGATCGTGCGCTGA
- a CDS encoding class I SAM-dependent methyltransferase, with product MHIVNTDQAEAWNGPEAANWAARTDRDDPVNGALTETLLDAAAIEPGDRVLDIGCGTGDTTRRAASRAAPGRVLGVDLSALMLDRARVAASTAGLHNVEFAQGDVQVYPFPGNGFDVAISQFGVMFFAEPVAAFRNVHYALRPGGRLAFVCPRAMTENAWYVAPMSALYGRHDPGRRNTGRRDPDRLPDSAMFSLADPDRLTNVLSRAGFTDVQPRPVDAPMAFGADVHEAAQGFLGSGPVLAVLQQPDGPSLEEAREILVDVVRPYEGPDGVRIPGASWLVTAHRP from the coding sequence ATGCACATCGTCAACACCGACCAGGCCGAGGCGTGGAACGGGCCGGAAGCCGCCAACTGGGCCGCGCGGACCGACCGGGACGACCCGGTGAACGGCGCGCTCACCGAGACCCTGCTCGACGCCGCCGCGATCGAGCCCGGAGATCGGGTACTCGACATCGGCTGCGGCACCGGCGACACGACCCGACGGGCCGCCAGCCGGGCCGCTCCGGGTCGGGTGCTCGGCGTCGACCTCTCGGCACTGATGCTCGACCGCGCCCGGGTCGCCGCGAGCACCGCCGGCCTGCACAACGTCGAGTTCGCCCAGGGCGACGTGCAGGTGTACCCGTTTCCCGGCAACGGTTTCGACGTCGCGATCAGCCAGTTCGGCGTCATGTTCTTCGCCGAGCCGGTGGCGGCGTTCCGCAACGTCCACTATGCGCTGCGGCCCGGCGGGCGGCTGGCCTTCGTCTGCCCGCGCGCCATGACCGAGAACGCCTGGTACGTCGCACCGATGTCCGCGCTGTACGGCCGGCACGACCCCGGCCGCCGGAACACCGGCCGGCGCGATCCCGACCGGCTACCCGACTCGGCGATGTTCTCGCTGGCCGACCCGGACCGGTTGACGAACGTGCTGAGCCGGGCCGGCTTCACCGACGTACAGCCCCGGCCGGTCGACGCCCCGATGGCGTTCGGCGCCGACGTGCACGAGGCGGCCCAAGGGTTCCTCGGCTCGGGCCCGGTACTGGCCGTCCTGCAACAGCCGGACGGACCGAGCCTCGAGGAGGCCCGGGAGATCCTGGTCGATGTGGTGCGCCCGTACGAGGGGCCGGACGGGGTACGGATCCCCGGCGCCTCCTGGCTGGTCACCGCCCATCGCCCGTAG